A segment of the Terriglobia bacterium genome:
GATTGTGGGATTGAGGCCGGAGCCGTTCAAGCGGGTGGTGACGGGCGTGGAGATGTTCAAAAAGCTGCTGGACGAAGGGCAGGCGGGGGACAACATCGGCGTTCTGCTGCGGGGGACGGAAAAGGATGACGTGGAGCGCGGCATGGTGCTGTCGAAGCCGGGATCGATCACGCCGCACACGAAGTTCAAGGCAGAGGCCTATATTCTGACCAAGGAAGAGGGAGGACGGCACACGCCGTTTTTCTCGGGATACCGGCCGCAGTTTTATTTCCGGACGACGGACGTGACGGGAGTGGCGACGCTGCCGCAGGGGACGGAAATGGTGATGCCGGGGGACAACGTAAGTATGGAGATCGAGCTGATTACGCCGATCGCCATGGAGAAGGGGCTGCGGTTCGCCATCCGCGAAGGCGGCCATACCGTCGGCGCCGGCTCCGTAACCGATGTCATTCAATAAAGATTGAACCCTCGGGTGAGTTAAGCCATGCGTGATATCATTACATTACAGTGCAGCGAGTGCAAGAACCGCAATTACTCGACAACCAAGAACAAGAAGAAGCACACGGACCGTGTGGAGATTAAGAGGTTTTGCCCGAAGTGCCGCCAACACAGGGCGCATAAAGAAGTAAAATGAGAAAGGCAGTGACAAGTGACGAGTAAGGGCGGCGGCAGGCGAAACCGGCTTATCAATTATCGCTCGTCACCCGCCACTGCCTTTTGGAGGGGCGTCAGATCAACGGCTAATCTGCCGGTCTCCAAAACCGGTCATGGGGGTTCGAATCCCTCCGCCCCTGCCACGAACGCCAGAATGGAATCTGGCTCTGCGTCGTGGGTACGAAAGCGGGATGGGGAAAGATCATATGGCGATGGTAGATGAACTGTCATCTGGCAAAGAGGTTGCCGGAAAGATCGGCTCGTACGTCAAGGACGTCCGCGCGGAAATGAAGCGGGTGACCTGGCCCGGCAGGCAGGAGGTCTACGGCACCACGGTTATGGTGATCATCACCACCTTCCTGTTCGGGTTTTACTTCATGCTTTGTGACGAGGTTTTCTCCCGTTTGGTTTCTTATGTGCTGAACTGGGGAAAGTCCTTATAGGAACCAACATTGGAAGCCCTGAAAATGGAAAAAAACTGGTACATCATTCATACCTACTCGGGGTTTGAGAGGAAGGTGGCGGAGTCGCTGAAGGGCCGGATTGCCGCCGAGAACCTGGCGGAAAAATTCGGCGAGATCATGGTTCCGACCGAAGACGTGATTGAGATCAAGCAGGGGAAAAAAGTCGTAACGTCGAAGCTCTTTTATCCCGGCTACGTGCTGGTTGAGATGGAGATGAACGACGTGACATGGCACGTGGTGCGGTCAACGCCCCGGGTGACCGGTTTCGTAGGTTCGGGCCCCACGCCCACTCCCCTGAGCGTCGAGGAGGTTGACCGCATTGTCCATAAGGTTGAGGTGGCGGCTGAGAATCCCAAGCCCAGGCTCGAGTTTGAGCGCGGCGAAAGCATCAAGATCACCGACGGGCCGTTTAAGGACTTCACGGGCGCTGTGGAAGAAATCAACGCCGACCGTTCAACGCTGCGGGTAATGGTGACCATCTTCGGGCGCGCCACGCCTGTGGAGCTGGATTTTTATCAAGTGGAGAAGGTGTAACAACATGGCAAAAAGAGTGGTGGCAATGGTGAAGTTGCAAATCGCCGCTGGGAAAGCGACCCCTGCCCCGCCCGTTGGTCCTGCGCTAGGGCAGCACGGCGTAAACATCATGGATTTCTGCAAGACATTTAATGCCAAGACCTCTTCCAAGGACCAGGAAGGGCTGATCATTCCCGTGGTGCTGACGGTCTATCACGACCGGACATTCAGCTTCGTCACCAAAACCCCGCCTGCATCCGTTCTGTTGAAGCGTGCGGCCGGAATCGCCAAAGGATCTGGAGAACCCAACAAGAATAAAGTAGGGTCGGTCTCGGAAAAGCAGGTTGAAGAGATCGCCAAGCAGAAGCTGCCGGACCTGAACGCGAGAGACTTGGCGGCAGCTATTGCCACCGTAAAGGGCACGGCGCGGAGCATGGGGCTGGAGATTGTCGCCTGAGTCGATGGTTCTTAGACCGACGGGAGCAACGAGGAGGACAAAAAAGGTGGGGAAGAAATATGAAGCCAGCAGGAAGATGGTGGACAAGCCCGCCTATGTGCTTCAGGAAGCCATGCCGCTGGTGAAGAAGGCGGCCTTTGCCAAGTTTGATGAATCGGTTGAAGTTGCGTTGAACCTGGGCGTAGACCCAAAGCATGCCGACCAGATGGTGCGTGGGACAGTGGTCCTGCCGCACGGCCTCGGCAAGGCTACCCGTGTGATCGTGATCGCTTCAGGCGAAAAAGTCCGCGAGGCGCGCGAAGCCGGCGCCGACGAAGTGGGCGCCGAGGACCTGGTGCAAAAGATCCAGGGCGGCTGGATGGACTTTGACGCGGTGGTGGCAACTCCCGACATGATGAAGTCTGTCGGACGGCTGGGAAAAGTGCTGGGACCCCGAGGCCTGATGCCGAACCCCAAGACAGGTACGGTGACGCTGGACGTGGCCAAGGCCGTCAGCGAACTGAAGGCCGGCAAGGTAGAGTTCCGGGTAGACAAGACCGGGATCATCCACTGTGCGGTCGGGAAGGTTTCATTTGACGCCGATAAGCTTGCGGACAATGCGAAGGCCCTGATCACGAGCGTACTGAGGGCGAAACCGGCGACGGCAAAAGGCCGCTACGTAAAAAACATTGTGGTCTCGTCGACTATGGGGCCCGGAGTGCCGATCGATCTGGCCTCGGTAGAGGCGACATAGCGATTTTTGATGATGACAAGAGGAGTCCAATGAAGCGGGAAGAAAAA
Coding sequences within it:
- a CDS encoding EF-Tu/IF-2/RF-3 family GTPase gives rise to the protein IVGLRPEPFKRVVTGVEMFKKLLDEGQAGDNIGVLLRGTEKDDVERGMVLSKPGSITPHTKFKAEAYILTKEEGGRHTPFFSGYRPQFYFRTTDVTGVATLPQGTEMVMPGDNVSMEIELITPIAMEKGLRFAIREGGHTVGAGSVTDVIQ
- the rpmG gene encoding 50S ribosomal protein L33, which gives rise to MRDIITLQCSECKNRNYSTTKNKKKHTDRVEIKRFCPKCRQHRAHKEVK
- the secE gene encoding preprotein translocase subunit SecE, with translation MGKDHMAMVDELSSGKEVAGKIGSYVKDVRAEMKRVTWPGRQEVYGTTVMVIITTFLFGFYFMLCDEVFSRLVSYVLNWGKSL
- the nusG gene encoding transcription termination/antitermination protein NusG, whose amino-acid sequence is MEKNWYIIHTYSGFERKVAESLKGRIAAENLAEKFGEIMVPTEDVIEIKQGKKVVTSKLFYPGYVLVEMEMNDVTWHVVRSTPRVTGFVGSGPTPTPLSVEEVDRIVHKVEVAAENPKPRLEFERGESIKITDGPFKDFTGAVEEINADRSTLRVMVTIFGRATPVELDFYQVEKV
- the rplK gene encoding 50S ribosomal protein L11, producing MAKRVVAMVKLQIAAGKATPAPPVGPALGQHGVNIMDFCKTFNAKTSSKDQEGLIIPVVLTVYHDRTFSFVTKTPPASVLLKRAAGIAKGSGEPNKNKVGSVSEKQVEEIAKQKLPDLNARDLAAAIATVKGTARSMGLEIVA
- the rplA gene encoding 50S ribosomal protein L1, giving the protein MVLRPTGATRRTKKVGKKYEASRKMVDKPAYVLQEAMPLVKKAAFAKFDESVEVALNLGVDPKHADQMVRGTVVLPHGLGKATRVIVIASGEKVREAREAGADEVGAEDLVQKIQGGWMDFDAVVATPDMMKSVGRLGKVLGPRGLMPNPKTGTVTLDVAKAVSELKAGKVEFRVDKTGIIHCAVGKVSFDADKLADNAKALITSVLRAKPATAKGRYVKNIVVSSTMGPGVPIDLASVEAT